In the genome of Amphiura filiformis chromosome 4, Afil_fr2py, whole genome shotgun sequence, one region contains:
- the LOC140150360 gene encoding carnitine O-acetyltransferase-like, whose amino-acid sequence MNLISQLPQLVVPPLHQSLRRYLLSIAPLVTREEFDATRKVTLDFARPGGVGEHLQKTVEHNMLNDDKWVNKRLWHIPFLEDRRPYLFSSAGAVCPSQSFRGHVDR is encoded by the coding sequence ATGAATTTGATCAGTCAGCTCCCCCAGCTTGTGGTTCCACCACTGCACCAATCTCTCCGCCGTTATCTCCTGTCAATTGCACCTCTTGTTACACGTGAGGAATTTGATGCGACCAGAAAGGTAACACTGGACTTTGCCAGACCAGGTGGAGTTGGAGAGCATTTGCAGAAGACCGTGGAGCATAACATGTTGAATGATGACAAGTGGGTCAACAAGCGATTGTGGCATATCCCATTCCTTGAAGATCGCAGACCATACCTCTTCTCAAGCGCTGGTGCAGTCTGTCCAAGCCAGTCTTTCAGAGGCCATGTTGACAGATGA
- the LOC140151362 gene encoding LOW QUALITY PROTEIN: carnitine O-acetyltransferase-like (The sequence of the model RefSeq protein was modified relative to this genomic sequence to represent the inferred CDS: deleted 1 base in 1 codon), with protein sequence MLTFLDDNGIPLPIEDLYNRLQYVNQATRLIDIPVGLLTTENKDTWGRVYNKMKTYSENQKTFDAISSAIFLLCLDSTSNTNGATHPAQNALLGGGSVYNSGNRWFNKTIQMFIGSDGKVGLYHDHTLADGSTRGRMLTHAFTYAKNHCSFDASTEHLGDSSKPTKLTFQIDSKSHAAIEAASSGIDKYCQDAQFSFLQFENCGKDFLKACGVSPDGFIQMAMQLTNFRLFGRSMPSRESTSLRKFRHGRIDFIHVVSEASNRFVGTMDASLIIQRCIISPMR encoded by the exons ATGTTAACGTTTTTGGATGACAACGGAATACCCCTTCCTATTGAAGATCTGTACAACCGTCTGCAGTATGTAAACCAAGCTACTAGATTAATCGATATCCCGGTTGGACTTCTAACCACTGAGAACAAAGACACTTGGGGCAGAGTATACAACAAAATGAAAACTTATTCAGAGAACCAGAAAACTTTTGATGCCATTAGTAGTGCGATATTTCTTTTGTGTCTTGACAGCACGTCCAATACCAATGGTGCCACTCATCCCGCACAAAATGCTCTGTTAGGTGGAGGCAGTGTATACAACAGTGGTAACAGGTGGTTCAACAAGACAATTCAAATGTTTATTGGAAGTGATGGTAAAGTCGGT CTGTATCACGATCACACACTCGCTGATGGAAGCACTAGAGGACGCATGCTTACTCACGCTTTCACCTATGCCAAAAACCATTGCTCATTCGATGCAAGCACAGAGCACTTGGGAGACTCTTCAAAGCCGACAAAACTGACATTCCAAATTGACAGCAAGTCACATGCAGCCATTGAGGCTGCAAGTAGCGGCATTGACAAGTACTGTCAAGATGCTCAGTTCTCATTTCTCCAGTTTGAGAACTGCGGTAAAGACTTCCTGAAAGCTTGTGGTGTAAGCCCAGATGGCTTCATCCAGATGGCAATGCAGTTGACCAACTTCAGACTCTTTGGGCGCTCAATGCCCTCAAGAGAAAGTACCTCACTCAGAAAGTTTAGACATGGAAGAATAGACTTCATTCATGTGGTATCAGAAGCCAGCAATAGATTTGTGGGCACAATGGATGCTTCCCTAATAATACAGCGCTGCATTATCTCACCGATGCGATAA
- the LOC140151360 gene encoding LOW QUALITY PROTEIN: 3-mercaptopyruvate sulfurtransferase-like (The sequence of the model RefSeq protein was modified relative to this genomic sequence to represent the inferred CDS: inserted 2 bases in 1 codon), giving the protein MSKVSTIVTHTWLAGQIATGAKNIIILDATNPLPRSAQKPLKDYLAKHIPGALFFEIDAAGPHHSPYAHTLGPPENFEKYVGSLGISNNTHVVLYDNLDPVGVFSAPRAWWMFRIFGHKDISILEGGLKHWVAQGNDVTTEVPKVAEVEYKATYNPDLKVSFEEMATNVKEQKFQVMDGREKEDLKXTVPEPRPGVDPGHIINTINVPFTNIFDSEKRLFKTVDEMKKMFEEKGIDLSKPLASTCGSGVSACCLALGAYMCGKEDVRIYDGAWEEFYTKNKFRAPELFFKGSAK; this is encoded by the exons ATGAGTAAAGTGTCAACCATAGTCACCCATACCTGGCTGGCTGGGCAGATAGCCACAGGAGCCAAGAACATCATCATCCTTGATGCTACAAACCCGTTGCCTCGTAGCGCCCAAAAACCACTCAAAGACTACCTTGCAAAGCACATCCCAGGAGCACTCTTTTTTGAGATCGATGCAGCTGGCCCTCATCACTCGCCTTACGCTCACACCTTAGGACCTCcagagaattttgaaaaatatgttgGCTCACTGGGCATCTCGAACAATACCCATGTCGTCCTTTACGACAACCTAGACCCAGTGGGTGTGTTCTCAGCACCAAGGGCATGGTGGATGTTCCGCATTTTTGGACACAAAGACATTTCAATTTTGGAAGGTGGTTTGAAGCACTGGGTTGCACAAGGCAATGATGTTACAACAGAAGTACCGAAAGTGGCAGAAGTGGAGTACAAAGCAACGTATAACCCTGATTTGAAGGTTTCGTTTGAGGAGATGGCAACAAATGTCAAGGAGCAGAAGTTCCAAGTCATGGATGGGAGGGAAAAGGAAGATTTGAA GACTGTGCCTGAACCAAGACCAG GTGTCGACCCAGGACACATCATTAACACAATCAACGTGCCATTCACAAACATCTTCGATTCAGAGAAGCGACTTTTCAAGACTGTCGATGAAATGAAGAAGATGTTTGAAGAGAAGGGCATTGACTTATCCAAACCATTAGCATCAACGTGTGGATCGGGCGTATCAGCATGCTGTCTGGCATTGGGGGCGTACATGTGTGGAAAGGAAGACGTGAGAATCTACGACGGAGCTTGGGAAGAGTTCTACACAAAAAATAAGTTTAGGGCACCAGAATTGTTCTTCAAAGGATCAGCTAAGTAG